The genomic window AGCGTTGGTTGTGATGAAGGTTGAAGTGCAAACTGTCAAGCCAAGCCAAAGGTAGATTTCGGCTTGGCTTTTTTGCTGATCCTTTGAAACCCTTGCCTTAGCGCAGGAAGGGGTTGATGCGTCTGTTGCGCACCAAGTAGCGCCATTGGCGCATTAAGTAGGGGATGAAAAAGTAGTCTAGGCCAAAGACATCGCCGGCACCCGCGAGCATAGCTATCGATGCAAAGATCCACCAGTAGTCGTGAAGTCCTGTGGACAGGAGAAAGTTGATATTCATGGCGATGGAAACTATCGCGGCTACGATGGTCATGAACCCGAGCAGGAAGGCTAGTCCCAGGCCAATCTCGGTAATTACTACCAGCCTCTGAAATAGGAGGGAATTGGGGTAAATTACCCCTTCAACAAACCACTGATACCAGCTAGGGGTGTTGGGTCCCACCAGTTCCAATAGGGTTGCCCCTGAGGTGGTATCCACCGTGAAGGCAGGGCCACCCAGCTCAGTCATGACGGACTCGCCCAGCATGACGGTGTGCCACCAACCATCGGCAAGCTTTGTGATCCCTTCCTGTAACCACATGTAACCTAAGTACAGGCGTAAAGGTACAAGGAAAAACAGGGGGCGCTGGCGGGTAAACTGCCTTTCCGGAGTACTGTGATAGTCTTCCCGCATCCCGAAAAACTCGTGGTGCAGATAGCCAAAGATCAGTTCAAAGCCCCCGATGCCGAAGAGATAGTGGAGGTTGACCAGGTGTTTTATGGCAATCGCTAAAAACCCCACCAAGCGAAGGCCCATGATGTCGGCAACTCCCCACCAACGACCCACGGATACCATCAATCCGTGATACTTGGGCCTCGATGGGCGCAGGGGCTTGCCCGCCAGGCTAGCGATGATATTCGTTGCCGCGGTCTTGCCGGTGGCCAAGGCAGATTCCACCAGCGCTGGCATCAGCACCTGCCGTCCCTCTTCTTCCCAGGTCAAACCACAGTTATCGCCCGCGGCGAATACTTCGGGATAGCCCTCCACCTGGAGGTATTGATTTACCTGAAGGCGGCCCCTGCCCCTTTGC from Bacillota bacterium includes these protein-coding regions:
- a CDS encoding FAD-dependent oxidoreductase translates to MMAKIVILGGGYAGIEAGLTLHRRLRGRRDVEITLIDANPFHTLLTELHEVAGARVREQAVKVPLQLIFQYTRVRLVQDYITEFDFEHKVVRSQQREYDYDYLVIALGSEPTFYGIEGMQEHAFSLWSLDDALRIRNHITRMVATAARTPDPLKRRKYLTFVVGGGGFTGVEMIGELILWRRRLSQEYNIPLSEIRLVLVEALDAILPHIDAKLADKVLAYLDAHHVQVFTGQRITAVEPDRITLGDNLEIETKTLIWAGGVMANQVVQNSGLPQRGRGRLQVNQYLQVEGYPEVFAAGDNCGLTWEEEGRQVLMPALVESALATGKTAATNIIASLAGKPLRPSRPKYHGLMVSVGRWWGVADIMGLRLVGFLAIAIKHLVNLHYLFGIGGFELIFGYLHHEFFGMREDYHSTPERQFTRQRPLFFLVPLRLYLGYMWLQEGITKLADGWWHTVMLGESVMTELGGPAFTVDTTSGATLLELVGPNTPSWYQWFVEGVIYPNSLLFQRLVVITEIGLGLAFLLGFMTIVAAIVSIAMNINFLLSTGLHDYWWIFASIAMLAGAGDVFGLDYFFIPYLMRQWRYLVRNRRINPFLR